From Methanocella paludicola SANAE, a single genomic window includes:
- a CDS encoding class I SAM-dependent DNA methyltransferase, producing the protein MNSAESLHRFYSGFAGKYDLFMPWDQRIRRERRFFKYVLDANNVSSVLDCFCGTGFHVDMLSDMGYDVEGIDISPDMVGKAKENLKTKGYDSRVQQGDVKALENKKKYDCVLSMGNSLPHEFGDDNILRALKGMYGALNEGGTCVIHMENFDRLYEDREPFIPSMHRRDGRGTDTFIFAIEYYEKKVVFNILSVIERGGLPEFAVDTVEYYPLKTGRLRELLAEAGFQDIRSYEDFKMSPQGKEGTYDIIMVAKKQ; encoded by the coding sequence ATGAACTCCGCGGAAAGCTTACACCGCTTCTACTCCGGCTTCGCCGGCAAATATGACCTATTCATGCCGTGGGATCAGCGCATACGGAGAGAGAGGCGATTTTTCAAGTACGTGCTGGACGCGAACAATGTAAGCTCCGTACTGGACTGCTTTTGCGGAACGGGGTTCCATGTGGACATGCTGTCCGACATGGGGTATGACGTTGAGGGCATCGATATATCGCCCGACATGGTCGGGAAGGCGAAGGAGAACCTGAAGACAAAGGGATACGACTCGAGAGTCCAGCAGGGCGACGTGAAGGCGCTTGAAAATAAAAAGAAGTACGACTGCGTACTCTCCATGGGCAACTCGCTGCCACACGAGTTCGGCGACGATAACATATTGAGGGCGCTGAAAGGCATGTACGGGGCGCTCAACGAGGGCGGGACATGCGTCATACACATGGAGAACTTCGACCGCCTCTACGAGGACCGCGAGCCGTTCATACCGTCGATGCACAGGCGGGACGGGCGCGGCACGGACACGTTCATCTTCGCCATCGAATACTATGAAAAGAAGGTCGTCTTCAACATACTTTCCGTCATCGAAAGAGGGGGCCTGCCGGAATTCGCCGTCGATACCGTAGAATATTATCCCTTAAAGACAGGACGTCTCAGGGAGCTGCTGGCAGAGGCAGGATTCCAGGATATCAGGAGCTACGAGGACTTTAAGATGTCGCCACAGGGAAAGGAAGGGACATACGACATCATCATGGTGGCAAAAAAGCAATAA
- a CDS encoding aminotransferase class V-fold PLP-dependent enzyme produces MYDVHKIREDFPVLKKVIYLDSAATSQKPVQIVRAMDEYFLEYCGPYGRGAHRLSRETTGKYEDAREAVASFLGVPPRNTIFTRNTTESINMVAYGMPWKKGDHVITSISEHHSNLLPWQRLGDRGVTMTAIDTDEKGVIAAGSIEAAITDKTKLIAVGHISNFFGAVQDVPAIVRIAKKHGVKLLLDAAQSLGEMKYDFKASDIDFICAPGHKGLLGPQGTGILCVKNPEELTPVFVGGGTVNTVTIKSFSFDDIPSRFEYGTPNIPGVIGLGRAVKYVEELGVGNIEAHLKELSQYCAKRLSEIPGIEIYGPEDRGSLVSFNVKNLNSHDVAMILDETKRVCVRSGALCAQTALARLCITGAVRASFGCYNTKEEVDTLASSVEMIAKTLT; encoded by the coding sequence ATGTACGACGTCCATAAGATCCGGGAGGATTTTCCCGTCCTGAAAAAGGTCATCTACCTCGACAGCGCGGCCACGAGCCAGAAGCCCGTGCAAATAGTCCGGGCCATGGACGAGTACTTCCTCGAGTACTGCGGCCCTTACGGAAGGGGAGCTCACCGGCTCTCCCGGGAAACCACCGGGAAGTACGAGGACGCCCGCGAGGCCGTAGCGTCGTTCCTCGGCGTGCCCCCTCGCAACACCATTTTTACCCGTAACACGACGGAGAGCATCAACATGGTCGCCTACGGCATGCCCTGGAAGAAGGGCGACCACGTCATCACGTCGATCTCCGAGCATCACAGTAACTTACTGCCCTGGCAGAGGCTTGGCGACCGGGGCGTCACCATGACGGCAATCGATACGGACGAGAAGGGCGTCATCGCCGCCGGGTCGATCGAGGCCGCCATCACCGATAAAACGAAGCTCATCGCCGTCGGCCACATCTCCAACTTCTTCGGCGCCGTCCAGGATGTGCCCGCCATCGTGAGGATCGCAAAAAAGCATGGCGTTAAGCTCCTGCTCGATGCCGCCCAGTCCCTCGGAGAGATGAAGTACGATTTCAAAGCGTCCGACATCGATTTCATATGCGCGCCCGGCCACAAGGGTTTGCTCGGCCCCCAGGGAACGGGCATCCTGTGCGTGAAAAATCCGGAAGAGCTGACGCCGGTCTTCGTCGGCGGCGGTACCGTGAATACCGTGACCATAAAGAGCTTCAGCTTCGATGACATCCCCTCCCGGTTCGAGTACGGCACGCCGAACATCCCGGGCGTGATCGGCCTCGGTCGTGCCGTAAAATACGTGGAGGAGCTCGGCGTCGGCAACATCGAGGCCCACCTGAAGGAGCTTTCACAGTACTGTGCGAAGCGCCTTTCGGAGATACCGGGCATAGAGATATACGGCCCGGAGGACCGGGGCTCCCTGGTCTCGTTCAACGTGAAGAACCTCAACTCCCACGACGTCGCCATGATACTTGACGAGACGAAGAGGGTCTGCGTCCGGAGCGGCGCATTATGCGCCCAGACCGCCCTTGCGAGGCTATGCATAACGGGCGCAGTGAGGGCCTCGTTCGGCTGCTACAACACGAAGGAAGAAGTTGACACACTGGCATCCTCCGTAGAAATGATCGCGAAGACACTCACATAA
- the gatA gene encoding Asp-tRNA(Asn)/Glu-tRNA(Gln) amidotransferase subunit GatA, whose product MALYEESVHKAFDRIKHSKLNAYITLDKEGALETAGKVDDGKVSGRLAGMTVAVKDCITTKGLLTTCGSKILSGYVPPFDAEVVARLRKEGAVITGKTNMDEFAMGTSTESSYYGPTKNPWDLTRVPGGSSGGSGAAVAGLECRMALGTDTGGSVRCPASFCGVVGIKPTYGLVSRYGVIAYANSLEQVGPMARNVSDAALLLDVIAGHDPKDSTSVPHDACYTDHLVEDVKGLTIGVPKEYFGEGTDKKVDNAVWSAIMKLDKLGADYKEVSLPHTKYALSAYYIIAMCEASSNLARFDGLRYGLRIGKDENWHTTFSRIRAEGFGEEVKRRIMLGTYALSEGYYGKYYLKALKVRTLIKQDFEKVFKGVDVLAAPTMPTTAFKIGEHADDPLSMYMADIDTVPVNLAGVPSISVPCGFAGKLPIGIQFIGGFFDEPKIIRTAHTYELNTDFQKLPEGF is encoded by the coding sequence ATGGCCCTCTACGAAGAGTCTGTCCACAAGGCGTTCGATCGTATTAAGCATAGTAAGCTGAACGCCTACATTACCCTCGATAAGGAGGGCGCGCTCGAGACGGCGGGGAAGGTGGACGATGGAAAGGTCTCCGGCCGCCTGGCCGGCATGACGGTCGCGGTCAAGGACTGTATTACGACGAAAGGCTTGCTGACGACATGCGGCTCGAAGATCCTTTCTGGATATGTGCCTCCTTTTGATGCTGAGGTCGTCGCACGCCTCAGGAAAGAGGGCGCCGTCATTACAGGAAAGACCAACATGGACGAGTTCGCCATGGGCACCTCGACGGAGTCTAGCTATTACGGGCCTACGAAGAACCCCTGGGACCTCACGAGGGTGCCCGGCGGCTCCTCGGGCGGCAGCGGCGCTGCCGTGGCAGGCCTTGAGTGCCGGATGGCATTGGGCACGGACACTGGCGGGTCGGTCAGATGCCCCGCGTCCTTCTGCGGCGTCGTGGGGATCAAGCCCACGTACGGCCTCGTATCCCGGTATGGCGTGATCGCCTATGCAAATTCGCTCGAGCAGGTGGGGCCGATGGCCCGGAACGTGAGCGACGCTGCCCTGCTACTGGACGTCATCGCGGGCCACGACCCGAAGGATTCCACGTCCGTCCCGCATGACGCCTGCTATACCGATCACCTCGTCGAGGACGTCAAAGGCCTGACTATCGGCGTCCCGAAGGAGTACTTTGGAGAAGGCACGGACAAAAAGGTAGATAATGCCGTGTGGAGCGCCATCATGAAGCTGGACAAGCTGGGCGCCGACTATAAAGAGGTCTCTCTGCCCCATACGAAGTACGCGCTATCCGCATACTATATCATCGCGATGTGCGAGGCGTCGTCGAACCTGGCCCGGTTCGACGGGCTGCGCTACGGCCTGCGCATCGGTAAGGACGAGAACTGGCATACGACCTTCTCCCGCATTCGGGCAGAGGGATTCGGCGAAGAGGTCAAGCGCCGCATCATGCTGGGCACCTACGCGCTCTCCGAAGGCTACTATGGTAAATACTACCTTAAAGCGCTCAAGGTAAGGACTCTCATCAAGCAGGACTTCGAAAAGGTCTTCAAGGGCGTGGACGTGCTCGCGGCCCCGACGATGCCCACGACCGCCTTCAAGATCGGCGAGCATGCGGATGACCCGCTGTCCATGTATATGGCCGATATCGATACCGTGCCCGTGAATTTAGCGGGCGTGCCGTCGATCTCGGTGCCCTGCGGGTTCGCAGGAAAGCTCCCCATAGGCATCCAGTTCATCGGAGGCTTCTTCGACGAGCCAAAAATAATAAGGACGGCCCACACTTACGAGCTCAACACCGACTTCCAGAAGCTCCCGGAGGGATTTTAA
- a CDS encoding polyprenyl synthetase family protein encodes MESSLKDIEALMEKRASIIDSRLNALAYAIEPMLLSEVVRYALSLKGKRIRTTVLTLSCEAAGGDMERAMAPAMAVEMLHNTSLVLDDIIDKSDIRRGKATINNRWGNEMALIACDVMLSLAIREITRSDLGLTKQMIDCVADSMLRLAEGEALELEKKKFTIDDYYKIADKKTASLFSASAESGALVGNADQKYVKALQQYGRSLGLAFQARDDILDFTGTEQIGKTAFLDLKMNRPTLVMILAADDGFSREDMLGMGRDRLLGELEPYIEKAGSISREKAEEAKRYLDVIPESLARDRLEILCEYVVSRKK; translated from the coding sequence ATGGAGAGTTCCCTCAAGGACATCGAAGCCCTGATGGAGAAGCGGGCTTCTATTATAGACAGCAGACTGAACGCGCTCGCCTACGCCATAGAGCCGATGTTGCTGTCCGAGGTGGTCAGGTACGCTCTTTCGCTGAAAGGAAAGCGGATACGCACGACGGTACTTACGCTATCGTGCGAGGCCGCGGGCGGCGACATGGAAAGGGCGATGGCTCCGGCCATGGCAGTGGAGATGCTCCACAACACGTCCCTCGTACTGGACGATATCATCGATAAGTCCGACATCCGGCGGGGAAAGGCGACGATCAATAACCGGTGGGGGAACGAGATGGCGCTCATCGCCTGCGACGTGATGCTCTCCCTCGCCATACGCGAGATAACCCGCAGTGACCTGGGGCTCACGAAGCAGATGATCGATTGCGTCGCCGACTCCATGCTGAGGCTGGCCGAGGGCGAAGCGCTCGAGCTTGAGAAGAAGAAGTTCACCATCGACGATTACTATAAGATCGCGGATAAAAAGACGGCGTCCCTCTTTAGCGCTTCCGCGGAATCCGGGGCGCTGGTCGGCAACGCCGACCAGAAGTACGTGAAGGCCCTGCAACAGTACGGCAGGAGCCTGGGCCTGGCGTTCCAGGCGAGGGACGATATCCTGGATTTTACCGGGACAGAGCAGATCGGGAAGACCGCGTTCCTGGACCTGAAGATGAACCGTCCCACGCTGGTCATGATCCTGGCCGCGGACGACGGCTTTTCCAGGGAAGATATGCTCGGGATGGGCAGGGACAGGCTGCTCGGAGAGCTCGAGCCTTACATTGAGAAAGCCGGCTCCATTTCCCGGGAGAAGGCTGAAGAGGCGAAACGCTATCTCGACGTCATCCCCGAAAGCCTCGCGAGGGACAGGCTCGAAATACTCTGCGAGTATGTGGTGTCAAGGAAAAAATAG
- the gatC gene encoding Asp-tRNA(Asn)/Glu-tRNA(Gln) amidotransferase subunit GatC encodes MAISVKDVQHIASLACVDLNETEQERFAKQFNSILEYFKELDGLNTEGVEPTYHVIGLNNVFREDDAYEPLPQEEALKNAPRHEKGYFKGPRIV; translated from the coding sequence ATGGCCATAAGCGTGAAAGACGTCCAACATATCGCGAGCCTGGCCTGCGTGGACCTTAACGAGACCGAGCAGGAGCGCTTTGCGAAGCAGTTCAACTCTATTCTGGAATATTTCAAAGAGCTCGACGGCCTCAATACCGAGGGAGTAGAGCCGACGTACCACGTTATCGGCCTTAATAACGTCTTCCGGGAGGACGATGCATACGAGCCGCTCCCGCAGGAAGAGGCGCTGAAGAACGCCCCGAGACATGAGAAAGGCTACTTCAAGGGCCCCAGGATCGTGTAA
- a CDS encoding MoaD/ThiS family protein, which translates to MKVTVKLFVGEVSSRELELPDGATYFDLLSFLKVNPETVVVFRGGVPVAFDSRVSGDHIDVMRVVSGG; encoded by the coding sequence TTGAAGGTCACTGTTAAGCTATTTGTGGGCGAGGTAAGCAGCCGTGAGCTGGAATTACCCGACGGCGCGACTTACTTCGACCTTTTATCATTTTTAAAGGTCAACCCGGAGACAGTGGTCGTCTTCAGGGGCGGGGTGCCCGTCGCCTTCGATTCCCGCGTATCAGGGGATCATATAGATGTTATGCGTGTCGTATCGGGCGGCTAA
- a CDS encoding asparagine synthetase B family protein, giving the protein MCGIGGFSGAEAGPKTAEIMRLIRHRGPDGERVWEHGTVCMGHVHLKVTGDARQPVALGDRAFTYNGEIYNFREFITGESDTMALAGILRDGMEGFMKAAPDIDGEYAFAYYDGSRLALARDPVGIKPLYYGKSEQGFGFASERKALVHTGIKDIRTLAPGHIYYDGEERPAAGLPRHYPVIKDEDEAINALDGALAKSIEQRRHSDAAVAFSGGVDCALVGAISGLPLCTVGLKGSYDVRAAKKAAELMGAEKRHVVYEYDERDVEEALPRVVYAVESADPVKISIALPLFILAERARHDGYRVLLSGQGADELFGGYARHEAAAKKGRLAEALEHDLEHIAEVNLERDDAATMAHGVELRVPYLGLSVIRAAQKMDTSLKVHFDGKDYIRKYVLRKMSEKYLSREVAYAPKKAIQYGTGTQKTLERLASKRNFKGIRDHLQSLYGEKLWP; this is encoded by the coding sequence ATGTGCGGCATTGGCGGGTTTTCGGGAGCTGAAGCGGGGCCTAAGACGGCGGAGATCATGCGGCTCATCCGGCACAGGGGGCCGGATGGAGAGCGCGTATGGGAGCACGGCACCGTATGCATGGGCCACGTCCACCTGAAGGTCACCGGCGACGCCCGTCAGCCCGTTGCTTTAGGGGACAGGGCGTTCACATATAATGGAGAGATCTATAACTTCAGGGAGTTCATAACGGGAGAATCCGATACGATGGCGCTGGCAGGGATCCTGAGGGATGGCATGGAGGGCTTCATGAAGGCGGCACCGGACATCGACGGCGAGTACGCCTTCGCGTATTATGACGGCTCCCGGCTGGCGCTGGCACGGGACCCCGTTGGCATCAAGCCCCTCTACTACGGTAAGAGCGAGCAGGGCTTCGGGTTCGCCTCGGAAAGAAAGGCGCTGGTACATACGGGAATTAAAGACATACGCACTCTTGCGCCCGGCCACATATATTATGACGGCGAGGAGCGCCCGGCCGCTGGCCTGCCCCGGCATTATCCGGTCATAAAGGACGAAGATGAGGCCATTAATGCGCTTGACGGGGCGCTGGCGAAGTCGATAGAACAGCGGCGGCACAGCGACGCTGCGGTCGCGTTCTCGGGCGGGGTCGACTGCGCTCTCGTGGGCGCAATTTCCGGGCTGCCCCTGTGCACCGTGGGCCTGAAGGGCTCATACGATGTCAGGGCGGCAAAAAAGGCCGCTGAGCTAATGGGCGCTGAGAAGAGACACGTCGTCTACGAGTACGACGAGCGGGACGTGGAAGAAGCGCTGCCCCGGGTGGTGTACGCGGTCGAGAGCGCCGACCCTGTGAAGATCTCCATAGCGCTGCCGCTGTTCATACTTGCCGAGAGGGCGAGGCATGATGGGTACAGGGTGCTGCTGTCGGGGCAGGGCGCCGACGAGCTCTTCGGCGGCTACGCCCGCCACGAGGCCGCGGCAAAAAAAGGCCGGCTGGCAGAAGCGCTGGAGCATGACCTGGAGCACATTGCCGAAGTGAACCTCGAAAGGGACGATGCCGCCACGATGGCCCACGGCGTAGAGCTTAGAGTGCCGTACCTGGGCCTGAGCGTCATACGGGCGGCACAGAAAATGGATACGTCACTTAAGGTACATTTCGATGGTAAGGATTATATACGCAAATATGTTCTTAGAAAAATGTCCGAGAAGTATCTTTCCCGGGAAGTCGCATATGCGCCTAAAAAGGCCATACAATACGGCACCGGCACGCAAAAAACGCTAGAGAGGCTGGCGTCGAAAAGAAACTTTAAGGGCATTCGTGATCATCTACAGTCACTATACGGAGAAAAATTATGGCCATAA
- the gatB gene encoding Asp-tRNA(Asn)/Glu-tRNA(Gln) amidotransferase subunit GatB has protein sequence MDGDGLEGSVIIGLEIHCQLNKLNSKLFCGCSTKQQGLEPNTMTCPVCLGLPGALPVINKKAVEYSIMVGLALSCEIAEHTQFYRKNYYYPDLPRGFQITQYDWPIASNGILTVEADGEERTVRIRRVHMEEDPGRLVHQGSIETSKFVLVDYNRSGMPLLEVVTEPDLRSPKEARRFINKLRNILEYLDVFDGSLEGALRVDANVSLRGGARVEIKNISSYKGVERALLFEISRQQNMKRRGVKVTQETRHYDDERNCTITLRTKEQAEEYRYYPEPDLVPLSVKSWEPRLKATLPELPDARRERFKKQYSISDDHAKVITSEIRVANYYECVAGKCEPRLAATWVADYLKGELNYRDRDIKDAFEPEKMIYILEQLKTGIITDKGAVEVMRALLDEGGDPKDIILSRNLAKVETDITKAAVKDVIKENLEAIRDYKDGKPQALNYLVGKVMKKTNGRADPAEVNLLLRELLECT, from the coding sequence ATGGACGGCGACGGACTTGAAGGCAGCGTCATCATAGGCCTCGAGATACACTGCCAGCTGAATAAGCTGAACAGCAAGCTGTTCTGCGGCTGCTCCACGAAGCAGCAGGGGCTGGAGCCGAACACGATGACATGCCCGGTGTGCCTGGGCCTGCCCGGGGCGCTGCCCGTCATCAACAAAAAGGCCGTGGAATACTCCATCATGGTGGGCCTGGCGCTAAGCTGCGAGATCGCCGAGCACACCCAGTTCTACCGTAAGAATTACTATTACCCGGACCTGCCGAGGGGGTTCCAGATCACCCAGTATGACTGGCCCATCGCCTCGAACGGCATCCTCACGGTCGAGGCTGACGGCGAGGAAAGGACCGTGCGCATTCGCAGGGTCCACATGGAAGAGGACCCGGGCCGTCTCGTCCACCAGGGCTCGATCGAGACGAGCAAGTTCGTGCTCGTTGACTACAACCGGAGCGGCATGCCGCTGCTCGAGGTCGTAACGGAGCCCGACCTCCGGTCGCCCAAAGAAGCACGACGCTTTATCAACAAGCTGCGCAACATTTTAGAGTACCTCGACGTCTTCGACGGCTCGCTGGAAGGGGCGCTGAGGGTCGACGCCAACGTGTCACTGAGGGGCGGCGCACGCGTAGAGATCAAGAACATCTCGTCGTACAAGGGCGTGGAGCGCGCCCTGCTGTTCGAGATATCCAGGCAGCAGAACATGAAGAGGCGGGGCGTCAAGGTTACCCAGGAGACGAGGCACTACGACGACGAGCGGAACTGCACGATCACGCTGCGTACGAAGGAGCAGGCGGAAGAGTACCGCTATTATCCCGAGCCCGACCTGGTCCCGCTGTCAGTGAAAAGCTGGGAGCCCCGGCTGAAGGCGACGCTTCCCGAGCTTCCGGACGCCAGGCGCGAGCGCTTCAAAAAACAATATAGCATCTCGGACGACCACGCGAAAGTGATCACGTCCGAAATCAGGGTCGCGAACTATTACGAGTGCGTGGCCGGAAAGTGCGAGCCCCGGCTGGCGGCGACGTGGGTGGCCGACTACCTGAAGGGCGAGCTCAACTACCGGGACCGGGATATCAAGGATGCCTTCGAGCCGGAAAAGATGATCTACATCCTGGAGCAGCTCAAGACGGGCATCATCACGGATAAGGGCGCCGTCGAGGTAATGCGAGCCCTGCTCGACGAGGGCGGCGACCCGAAGGATATTATACTTTCGAGAAACCTTGCTAAGGTCGAGACGGACATTACTAAGGCCGCCGTCAAAGACGTCATCAAGGAAAACCTGGAGGCCATCCGGGACTATAAGGATGGGAAGCCCCAGGCTTTGAACTATCTTGTGGGGAAAGTCATGAAGAAGACGAACGGGCGGGCCGACCCGGCCGAAGTGAACCTGTTGTTGAGGGAGTTACTCGAATGCACCTGA